From a region of the Candidatus Blochmanniella camponoti genome:
- the cysI gene encoding assimilatory sulfite reductase (NADPH) hemoprotein subunit, which yields MNSKYNHNNDKNIPLLSDNERIKQESNFLRGTIAQNLDNNLTGGFSTEDAQLIRFHGMYQQDDRDVRVERANQKLEPLINMMLRCRLPGGVIMPAQWLAIDDFSEKYTLYGTIRLTTRQTFQLHGLLKPNLKNVHRLLNKLGLDSIATAGDVNRNVICTANPMESTLHYQVWELAKSISSYLLPKSNAYAEIWLDSKKTESTDSEPILSATYLPRKFKIAIAIPPINDVDVHANDLSFIAIRSENTDQIIGFNVLVGGGLAMTYGDITTYPRTASAFGYISTQDVLKIAETVVTIQRDWGNRSDRRHAKTKYTLTRVGVTTFKSEVERRSGVKFHPIHPYVFTDRGDRFGWVQGIDDYWHLTLFIENGRISNNDPRKLLKRGIAEVAQIHSGSFRLTANQNLIISGVSKDNKLMVESTLRKYGVINDDITPQRKASMACVAFPTCPLAMAEAERFLPKFVTKIENIMSKYRLEKDAIILRVTGCPNSCARSMLSEIGLTGRSIGRYNLYLGGNNIGTRIPRLYKENITENDILNILDMTISRWAQERNNQESYGDYVVRSGIVNAVINSEKDFYE from the coding sequence ATGAACAGCAAATATAATCATAACAATGATAAAAATATACCGTTATTATCCGATAATGAGCGAATTAAACAGGAAAGCAACTTTCTAAGAGGCACTATTGCTCAAAATTTAGACAATAACTTAACCGGTGGATTTAGTACAGAAGATGCTCAATTAATCAGATTCCATGGCATGTATCAACAGGATGATCGCGATGTACGTGTAGAACGAGCAAATCAAAAATTAGAACCACTAATCAATATGATGTTGCGCTGTCGTTTACCGGGCGGCGTGATTATGCCGGCCCAATGGTTGGCTATCGATGATTTTTCAGAAAAATATACTTTATATGGCACGATACGTCTTACTACTCGACAAACCTTTCAACTACATGGTTTATTAAAACCTAACTTGAAAAATGTGCATCGTTTATTGAATAAATTGGGATTAGATTCTATAGCTACTGCTGGAGATGTAAATCGTAATGTAATATGCACAGCTAATCCCATGGAATCAACATTACATTATCAGGTATGGGAATTGGCGAAAAGTATTTCTTCATATTTACTGCCGAAATCTAATGCATATGCAGAAATTTGGTTAGATTCAAAAAAAACAGAATCTACAGATTCTGAGCCAATTTTAAGCGCTACTTATTTACCTCGTAAATTTAAAATAGCAATTGCGATACCGCCTATAAATGATGTAGATGTTCATGCTAACGATCTTAGTTTTATTGCTATCAGAAGCGAGAACACTGATCAAATAATTGGTTTTAATGTATTAGTAGGTGGAGGATTAGCAATGACTTACGGAGATATTACCACATATCCTCGTACAGCTAGCGCATTTGGATATATTTCTACACAAGATGTTTTAAAAATTGCAGAAACAGTAGTTACAATACAAAGAGATTGGGGAAATAGATCTGATCGTAGACATGCTAAAACAAAGTATACTTTGACTCGAGTTGGAGTGACAACATTTAAATCAGAAGTTGAACGTCGTTCTGGAGTAAAATTTCATCCAATTCATCCTTATGTATTCACGGATAGAGGAGATCGATTTGGATGGGTACAGGGTATTGATGATTATTGGCATCTTACTTTATTTATAGAAAACGGAAGAATATCAAATAATGATCCCCGTAAGCTGTTAAAACGTGGAATTGCAGAAGTTGCGCAAATACATTCAGGTTCTTTTAGATTGACTGCAAATCAAAATTTAATTATTTCTGGAGTATCTAAGGACAATAAATTAATGGTTGAAAGTACATTAAGAAAATATGGTGTAATCAATGATGATATTACGCCGCAACGAAAAGCATCTATGGCATGTGTAGCGTTTCCTACTTGTCCATTAGCGATGGCAGAAGCAGAACGATTTTTACCAAAATTTGTTACTAAGATAGAAAATATCATGTCAAAATATAGATTAGAAAAAGATGCTATTATTTTACGAGTAACAGGTTGTCCTAACAGTTGTGCTCGCTCGATGTTATCAGAAATTGGATTAACAGGAAGATCAATTGGGCGTTATAATCTTTATTTAGGAGGCAATAATATCGGTACGCGTATTCCTCGATTGTACAAAGAAAATATCACGGAAAATGATATTTTAAATATTCTTGATATGACTATTAGTCGTTGGGCACAAGAGAGAAATAATCAAGAATCTTATGGAGATTATGTAGTAAGATCTGGGATAGTTAATGCTGTTATAAATTCTGAAAAAGATTTTTATGAATAA
- a CDS encoding phosphoadenylyl-sulfate reductase: MNKLLNVINHCWTFTELNALDVNEQKLILVKINRYLESLNTVDRFTWAIEYLPKQAILSSSFGIQSSVSLHLTTHYYPNIPIILIDTGYLFPETYRFIDRLTEKMQLNLHVFSPNQSAAWQEARYGKLWTQGVKGIQQYNAINKVEPMRRALRTLKVETWFAGLRRNQSDSRKKLPIITIQNGIFKFLPIVDWNSLQIHRYIEKHSLEYHPLWQQGYVSIGDVHTSRKWEPGMKEEDTRFFGLQRECGLHIIE; this comes from the coding sequence ATGAATAAACTATTAAATGTTATTAATCATTGCTGGACTTTTACAGAACTCAATGCACTAGATGTTAATGAACAAAAATTGATTTTAGTTAAAATAAATCGATATTTAGAATCTTTAAATACGGTAGATAGGTTCACATGGGCTATAGAATATTTACCTAAACAAGCAATATTGTCTTCGAGTTTTGGTATTCAATCATCAGTCAGTTTACATTTAACCACTCATTATTATCCTAATATTCCGATTATTTTAATTGATACTGGTTATTTATTTCCAGAAACATATCGATTTATCGATCGATTGACAGAAAAAATGCAATTAAATTTACATGTATTTTCTCCGAATCAATCTGCAGCATGGCAAGAAGCACGATATGGTAAATTATGGACACAAGGCGTAAAAGGAATCCAACAATACAATGCTATTAACAAAGTTGAACCTATGCGTCGTGCTCTAAGGACGCTGAAAGTGGAAACATGGTTTGCAGGCTTAAGGAGAAATCAGTCAGATAGTCGTAAAAAATTGCCAATAATAACCATTCAAAATGGAATTTTCAAATTCCTACCTATCGTTGATTGGAATTCTCTTCAGATTCATAGATACATTGAAAAACATTCTTTGGAATATCATCCATTGTGGCAACAAGGTTATGTATCAATAGGAGATGTACATACTAGCAGAAAATGGGAACCTGGTATGAAAGAAGAAGATACACGTTTTTTTGGACTACAACGTGAATGTGGTTTACATATTATTGAGTGA
- the cysG gene encoding siroheme synthase CysG: MEYLPIFIDLKNRPVLVVGGGIVAARKIQMLQRAGATITIVAPALCTELKKVLITQNISWISKNFQPIMLNKVILVIVATNDPKLNTLIYQNAEKHNILINTVDDKNKCSFIFPAIVDRNPVLIGISSCGKAPILVRILREKLELLLPKSLGFVAKLAGAWRDQVKQHIVDTVLRRQFWEKIFYNGHVATLMEQGRPKEANKVFNYTLNHSIKNKNNKKGHVTLVGAGPGDIGLLTIKGLQVIQQADIILYDYLVNSDILDLARRDADKICVGKRVGNHLISQKKLNQFIVQLAQKGNKVVRLKGGDPFIFGRGGEELQAIAEAGIAFQVVPGITAGIGVAAYSGIPLTHRKYAHSVVFITGHHNTNGDNQFNWNSLSNNQQTLVIYMGKINAISIKNNLIIHGRNMQTPVAVISRGTYQDQKILIGTLIELEKLAHMADYPALLVIGDVVSLHSKINWFGQKALNYYPINSIINLI, encoded by the coding sequence GTGGAATATTTACCGATATTTATTGATCTCAAAAATAGGCCAGTGTTAGTAGTTGGGGGAGGTATTGTTGCTGCACGAAAAATACAAATGCTACAAAGGGCGGGAGCTACTATTACGATAGTAGCTCCCGCCCTTTGTACAGAATTAAAAAAAGTTTTAATTACACAAAATATCAGTTGGATTAGTAAAAATTTTCAACCTATTATGTTAAATAAAGTAATTTTAGTGATTGTAGCAACCAATGATCCTAAATTAAATACTTTAATATACCAAAATGCTGAAAAACACAATATATTAATAAATACTGTGGATGACAAGAATAAATGTTCATTTATTTTCCCTGCTATTGTCGATCGTAATCCCGTTTTAATAGGAATTTCTTCTTGCGGAAAAGCACCTATTTTAGTACGTATTTTACGTGAAAAACTTGAATTGTTATTACCAAAGTCTCTGGGATTTGTAGCAAAATTGGCGGGAGCATGGCGTGATCAAGTAAAACAGCATATTGTAGATACAGTACTCAGGCGTCAGTTTTGGGAGAAAATATTTTATAATGGGCACGTTGCTACCTTAATGGAACAAGGTCGCCCTAAAGAAGCTAATAAAGTTTTTAACTATACGCTTAACCATTCTATAAAAAATAAGAATAATAAAAAAGGTCATGTCACGTTAGTAGGGGCGGGGCCCGGAGATATAGGATTGTTAACTATCAAAGGATTGCAAGTAATACAACAAGCAGATATCATACTGTATGATTACTTAGTAAATTCAGATATTTTAGATTTAGCCCGGCGCGATGCCGATAAAATTTGTGTTGGAAAACGTGTTGGAAATCATTTAATTTCTCAAAAAAAACTCAATCAATTTATAGTACAATTAGCACAGAAAGGAAATAAAGTCGTTAGACTGAAAGGAGGAGATCCATTTATTTTTGGGCGGGGCGGAGAGGAATTACAAGCAATAGCAGAGGCAGGTATTGCTTTTCAAGTAGTTCCTGGTATTACAGCAGGAATCGGTGTTGCGGCTTATTCTGGTATTCCTTTAACTCATAGAAAATATGCTCATAGCGTTGTTTTTATTACAGGGCATCATAATACAAATGGCGATAATCAATTTAACTGGAACAGTTTATCAAACAATCAACAGACATTAGTAATTTACATGGGTAAGATTAATGCTATAAGTATTAAGAATAATCTAATCATTCATGGGCGAAATATGCAAACTCCCGTAGCCGTAATTAGCCGAGGGACATATCAAGATCAAAAAATTTTAATTGGGACCTTAATTGAATTAGAAAAATTGGCACACATGGCTGATTATCCCGCTTTGTTAGTTATTGGCGATGTCGTGTCATTGCATAGTAAAATCAATTGGTTTGGTCAAAAAGCATTGAATTACTATCCTATTAATTCAATTATTAATTTGATATAA
- the cysD gene encoding sulfate adenylyltransferase subunit CysD, with product MIHNRKHITYFHRLESESIYIIREVVAEFQKPVMLYSIGKDSSVMLHLARKAFYPSALPFPLLHIDTGWKFHEMYVFRDNTAKSYDLELLVHKNPEGISMGINPFIHGSAKHTDIMKTEGLKQALHQYSFDAAFGGARRDEEKVRSKERIYSFRDKFHCWNPRKQRPELWNNYNGKINKGESIRVFPLSNWTELDIWQYIFFEKIDIVSLYLAKNRPVICRNGNLIMVDDDRINLTFEESVETRMVRFRTLGCWPLTGAIESQAETLPAIIEEMLISKKSERQGRIIDFDQSGSMESKKRQGYF from the coding sequence ATGATCCACAATAGAAAGCATATTACTTATTTTCATAGATTAGAGTCAGAAAGTATCTATATTATTCGTGAAGTAGTTGCTGAGTTTCAAAAACCAGTCATGCTATATTCTATTGGTAAAGATTCTTCAGTAATGTTACATTTAGCTCGAAAAGCATTTTATCCTAGCGCATTACCTTTCCCCTTATTACATATAGATACTGGTTGGAAATTTCATGAAATGTATGTATTTCGAGACAATACCGCTAAATCTTATGATTTAGAGTTATTAGTGCATAAAAATCCAGAAGGAATATCTATGGGAATCAACCCATTTATTCATGGTAGCGCTAAACATACAGATATTATGAAAACAGAAGGATTGAAACAAGCATTACATCAATATAGCTTCGATGCAGCTTTCGGAGGCGCTCGCCGTGATGAAGAAAAAGTTAGGTCTAAAGAACGGATTTATTCGTTTCGAGATAAATTTCATTGTTGGAATCCTAGAAAACAACGTCCGGAATTATGGAATAATTATAATGGAAAAATTAATAAAGGAGAAAGTATTCGTGTATTTCCTTTATCCAATTGGACAGAGTTAGATATTTGGCAGTATATTTTTTTTGAAAAAATTGATATAGTATCATTATACTTAGCTAAAAATCGACCTGTGATTTGTAGAAATGGTAATTTGATTATGGTAGACGACGATCGAATCAATCTTACATTTGAAGAATCTGTAGAAACACGTATGGTACGATTTCGTACGTTGGGATGTTGGCCATTAACCGGAGCGATTGAATCTCAAGCAGAGACATTACCTGCAATAATTGAGGAAATGTTAATATCTAAGAAAAGTGAACGTCAAGGTCGAATCATTGATTTTGATCAATCCGGATCTATGGAAAGCAAAAAACGTCAAGGTTATTTCTAA
- the cysN gene encoding sulfate adenylyltransferase subunit CysN, translating into MISTIEQEIINHGGIENYLYAQQHKMLLRFLTCGSVDDGKSTLIGRLLHDSYQIYDDQLSILYTDSKKIGTQKNKLDLALLVDGLQSERAQGITIDVAYRYFFTKKRKFIIADTPGHIEYTKNMVTGASTSELAILLVDARKGIQSQTKRHWFITVLLGIQYIIVAINKMDLINYNQKIFQKISKEYLEFTKKHLSTEIHTTFIPISAVDGDNVTTLSTNMQWYNGPTLLEMLEDIQINDSLHFEQQELRFPVQYVIRHNLDFRGYVGTIASGSMYVGQRINIFPSNTTSAIKRIIKFNADQTHAGVREAIAITLEDDLDVSRGDIIIDSHATITPVQNALVDVVWMKKEALKKNQYFNVKIATKVIRAQVKNIEYQIDVNTLESKKTNIISLNGIGLVRLLFDEPLILDPYPHYPTTGSMIFIDLLTNETVGAGMVRTPIARHKSKNNKNYSEFELALHEFIRFHFPHWNIPDLL; encoded by the coding sequence ATGATTAGCACCATAGAGCAGGAAATTATCAATCATGGAGGAATTGAAAATTATCTATATGCGCAACAACATAAAATGTTGTTGCGCTTTCTTACATGTGGTAGTGTAGACGATGGTAAAAGTACCTTGATAGGACGATTGTTACATGATTCTTATCAAATTTATGATGATCAGTTATCTATTCTTTATACGGATAGTAAAAAAATTGGTACTCAAAAAAATAAATTAGACCTAGCATTGCTGGTAGATGGATTACAATCGGAACGTGCCCAAGGCATTACTATAGATGTTGCTTATCGTTATTTTTTTACTAAAAAACGTAAATTTATCATTGCTGATACTCCAGGGCATATAGAATATACAAAAAATATGGTTACCGGTGCTTCTACTAGCGAATTGGCTATTTTATTAGTTGATGCGCGCAAAGGAATACAGAGTCAAACTAAAAGGCATTGGTTTATCACTGTACTTCTGGGTATTCAGTATATTATAGTGGCAATTAATAAAATGGATTTAATAAATTATAATCAAAAAATATTTCAAAAAATTAGCAAAGAATATTTAGAATTTACTAAGAAACATTTATCGACTGAGATACATACAACATTTATTCCAATATCCGCTGTAGACGGAGATAATGTTACGACATTATCAACAAATATGCAGTGGTACAACGGACCCACATTGTTGGAAATGTTAGAAGATATTCAGATTAATGATTCCTTACATTTTGAGCAGCAAGAATTACGTTTTCCAGTACAGTATGTAATTCGTCATAATTTAGATTTCAGAGGTTATGTTGGCACTATTGCTTCTGGTAGTATGTATGTTGGACAACGTATTAATATTTTTCCTTCAAATACTACTTCTGCTATTAAACGTATTATTAAATTTAATGCGGATCAAACACATGCTGGGGTTAGAGAGGCAATCGCTATAACTTTAGAAGATGATCTTGACGTTAGTCGCGGAGATATAATAATTGATTCTCATGCCACTATTACACCGGTTCAGAACGCGTTGGTAGATGTGGTATGGATGAAAAAAGAAGCATTAAAAAAAAATCAATATTTTAATGTCAAGATTGCTACTAAAGTTATAAGAGCACAAGTAAAAAATATAGAATACCAAATAGATGTTAATACTTTGGAATCTAAAAAGACAAACATAATTTCACTCAATGGAATTGGACTAGTAAGGTTGTTATTCGATGAGCCACTGATACTAGATCCATATCCTCATTACCCAACAACTGGTAGTATGATATTTATTGATTTATTAACCAATGAAACTGTAGGAGCTGGAATGGTTCGTACTCCTATCGCGCGTCATAAATCTAAGAATAATAAAAATTATAGTGAATTTGAATTGGCATTACATGAATTTATTCGTTTTCATTTTCCTCATTGGAATATCCCAGACTTATTATGA
- the cysC gene encoding adenylyl-sulfate kinase, with protein sequence MIHKNINRISNKNIFWNTCYITQQDRELLHKHRAILLWFTGLSGSGKSILANVLETKLHHRNISTYMLDGDNVRHGLCQDLGFSDHDRHENIRRVGETARLMVDAGVVVLATFISPYHRDRQMVRNMFPINHFIEIFVDTPFHVCEQRDSKGLYKRARSGEIENFTGISSPYEQPKKPDIYLDGQKSIVELINQILRSSCIEYLFKIDLSI encoded by the coding sequence ATGATTCATAAAAATATCAATCGTATATCTAACAAAAATATTTTTTGGAACACTTGTTATATAACACAACAAGATCGTGAGCTTCTACATAAACATCGGGCTATATTATTATGGTTTACAGGGCTATCAGGATCTGGTAAGTCAATTTTAGCTAATGTTTTAGAAACAAAACTACATCATAGAAATATCAGCACATATATGTTAGATGGAGATAATGTCCGACATGGATTGTGTCAGGATTTAGGATTTAGTGATCATGATCGACATGAAAATATACGTCGAGTAGGAGAAACAGCGCGATTGATGGTTGATGCTGGTGTAGTGGTGTTAGCTACTTTTATTTCTCCTTATCATCGTGATCGTCAAATGGTACGTAATATGTTTCCTATCAATCATTTTATTGAAATATTTGTTGATACACCCTTTCATGTGTGTGAACAACGCGATTCAAAAGGTTTGTATAAAAGAGCTAGATCAGGTGAAATAGAAAATTTTACCGGTATCAGCTCTCCTTACGAACAACCAAAAAAACCAGATATATATTTAGATGGTCAAAAATCGATCGTAGAGTTAATCAATCAAATATTGCGATCATCATGTATTGAGTATTTGTTTAAAATAGACTTATCTATCTAA
- a CDS encoding septum formation initiator family protein, with translation MNKLNCILLALLIWLQYSLWLGKNGICDLINIHNTITLYKNINNIDQLKVRNNQLLYEIYDLLHGYEAIEERSRYDLGMIKLGETFYLITL, from the coding sequence ATGAACAAGTTAAATTGTATATTGTTAGCATTGTTGATTTGGTTGCAATATTCACTTTGGTTAGGAAAAAATGGTATTTGTGATTTAATAAATATTCATAATACAATTACATTATATAAAAATATTAATAATATTGATCAACTGAAGGTTCGTAATAATCAATTATTGTATGAAATTTATGATTTACTTCATGGATATGAAGCAATTGAGGAGCGATCAAGGTATGACCTTGGTATGATTAAACTCGGTGAAACTTTTTATCTAATAACATTGTGA
- the ispD gene encoding 2-C-methyl-D-erythritol 4-phosphate cytidylyltransferase — protein sequence MLKKKIPYITAILPAAGTGKRMKSLLPKQYCTIGDKTLIEHSMNALLCQSCIRHCIVVINARDRWFRQLSISYDPRVSVVVGGHTRADSVMAGLQHVKKSVWVIVHDAVRPCLHHEDLLRLFEITKFSQVGGILAIPICNTIKRTYCGTNFIRYTVDRENLWHALTPQLFNYDLLKYCLKKALKNRVIVTDEASAVEYCGYKSIVIHGRSDNIKVTHQNDLKLANFYLSKLYKKN from the coding sequence ATGTTGAAAAAAAAAATTCCATATATTACTGCTATCCTTCCAGCAGCAGGCACTGGAAAACGCATGAAAAGTTTATTGCCGAAACAATACTGCACCATAGGTGACAAAACTTTGATTGAACATTCCATGAACGCTCTGTTATGTCAATCATGCATTCGTCATTGCATCGTAGTAATTAATGCGCGTGATCGTTGGTTTCGTCAATTATCTATCTCTTACGATCCTAGAGTTAGTGTAGTTGTTGGAGGACACACGCGAGCTGATTCAGTTATGGCTGGATTGCAGCATGTAAAAAAATCAGTTTGGGTTATTGTGCATGACGCGGTGCGTCCTTGTTTACATCATGAAGATTTATTACGGCTTTTTGAGATCACAAAATTTTCTCAAGTAGGTGGAATTTTAGCAATACCAATTTGTAATACTATTAAACGGACTTACTGTGGGACTAATTTTATAAGATATACTGTAGATCGTGAGAATTTATGGCATGCTTTAACTCCACAGTTATTTAATTATGATCTTTTAAAATATTGTCTTAAAAAAGCTTTGAAAAATAGAGTGATTGTTACTGATGAAGCATCGGCTGTAGAATATTGTGGGTATAAATCCATTGTGATACACGGTCGTTCTGATAATATAAAAGTTACTCATCAAAATGATTTAAAATTAGCTAACTTTTATTTATCTAAATTATATAAAAAAAATTAA
- the ispF gene encoding 2-C-methyl-D-erythritol 2,4-cyclodiphosphate synthase — MLRIGYGFDVHQFGGCRPLIIGGVNIPCMKGIKAHSDGDVMMHSLIDALLGAACYGDIGSMFPDTDAKYNNIDSRKLLRIAWEKITMQRFLLENIDITVILQVPRINTYIYQMKHHLSQDLNCSVTSINIKATTTDTLGYIGRSEGIACIAVVLLTR, encoded by the coding sequence ATGTTACGTATTGGTTATGGGTTTGATGTGCATCAATTTGGAGGATGTAGACCGCTTATCATTGGGGGGGTGAATATCCCCTGTATGAAAGGAATTAAAGCGCATTCTGATGGCGATGTGATGATGCATTCACTAATTGATGCTTTATTAGGAGCTGCTTGTTATGGTGATATTGGGTCGATGTTTCCGGATACTGATGCTAAATATAATAATATAGATAGTCGAAAATTGTTACGAATTGCCTGGGAAAAAATTACCATGCAAAGATTTTTATTAGAAAATATAGATATTACTGTAATCCTACAAGTCCCAAGGATAAACACATATATTTATCAGATGAAACATCATTTATCTCAAGACTTAAATTGTTCAGTAACTAGTATTAATATAAAAGCCACTACGACTGATACACTGGGATATATCGGCCGATCTGAAGGTATTGCGTGTATAGCAGTCGTGTTATTAACACGTTAA
- a CDS encoding peptidoglycan DD-metalloendopeptidase family protein has translation MLVNSRSIIYIIVVLVFLEGCSSDNIHRYHSKCASQSLNSDVTIYMSQDKKTNIRYPQKIPAVANVHKYNHTNYSSYHESTYTVKSGDTLFYIAWITGNDCLNLAKINNIKDVNVLKVDQVLIVHRNTMWLYFKKFLREIFIPFDSGNNAFKKILFFVKKQLFYSRTYNNTYPNMDMSYNMVSSSTASDLVTVKDWYWPTNGVIINTFSDSERGNKGIDISGALGQPILATANGKVVYIGNTLKGYGNLIILKHDNNYLSAYAHNDMILVNEQQTVKMGDKIATMGNSGTNEVKLHFEIRYKGKSVDPLFYLQNR, from the coding sequence ATGCTAGTAAATAGCAGATCGATAATTTATATAATAGTAGTTCTTGTATTTCTAGAGGGATGTTCTAGTGATAATATCCATAGATACCATAGTAAATGCGCGTCACAATCCCTTAATTCTGATGTTACTATCTATATGTCTCAAGATAAAAAGACAAATATACGGTATCCACAGAAAATACCTGCTGTTGCTAACGTTCATAAATACAATCATACAAATTACAGTTCTTATCACGAATCTACATATACAGTAAAATCAGGCGATACTTTATTTTATATTGCTTGGATTACGGGAAATGATTGTTTAAATTTAGCAAAAATAAATAATATTAAAGATGTAAATGTATTAAAAGTAGATCAAGTTTTAATAGTACATCGTAATACAATGTGGCTGTATTTTAAAAAATTCTTAAGAGAAATTTTTATTCCTTTTGATAGCGGTAATAATGCTTTTAAAAAAATATTATTTTTTGTTAAAAAACAATTGTTTTATTCTAGGACGTATAACAATACTTATCCTAATATGGACATGTCTTATAACATGGTTTCTAGTTCAACAGCGTCAGACTTAGTAACAGTCAAGGACTGGTACTGGCCAACAAATGGTGTAATTATTAATACTTTTTCTGATTCTGAAAGAGGTAATAAAGGAATTGATATATCCGGAGCTTTAGGTCAGCCTATCTTGGCTACCGCTAACGGAAAAGTAGTATATATTGGGAATACATTGAAAGGATACGGTAACCTGATTATCCTCAAACATGATAATAACTATCTTAGCGCTTATGCGCACAACGATATGATATTGGTTAATGAACAGCAAACAGTTAAGATGGGCGACAAGATTGCAACCATGGGTAACAGCGGGACTAATGAAGTAAAATTACATTTTGAAATCAGATATAAAGGAAAATCTGTAGATCCTTTATTTTATCTCCAAAATAGGTAA